In the genome of Bremerella sp. JC817, one region contains:
- a CDS encoding sulfatase, protein MQKLLILSLGVALAAMAFASPLRAADKPNVVILLSDDQRWDDYSFLGHEAIQTPNIDRLAEGSLVYERGYVPTSLCRPSLASLFTGQYPHQNGIVGNDPRENKRTNEGRQVLVERFMKNPRLAEILGKHGYVSFQSGKWWEGHNSSGGFTEGMSHGDVKKGGRHGDIGLTIGRKTMQPVIDFIDKSVEADKPFFLWYAPMMPHLPHNPPERILKKYTAEGRSINVAKYYAMCDWWDETCGVVLDHLDKKKVADNTIVIYLCDNGWIQRSDEGGGAVGGPRGKRSVYDGGTRTPIMIRWPGHVKPRTDKSDLASSIDVVPTILDAVGIETDYDFPGVNLLDPAEVTSRKAIFGEIYAHDIPNYHHPELGLYYRWVIDGEWKLIVPTGQEEGEYGPMKPALFHVASDPEEEKNVIADHPEIAEKLQKELDAWWNPKT, encoded by the coding sequence ATGCAGAAGCTGCTTATTTTGAGCTTGGGTGTTGCCCTGGCGGCGATGGCATTTGCCTCGCCATTACGTGCCGCGGATAAACCGAATGTGGTCATCTTGTTGTCCGACGATCAGCGTTGGGACGATTACTCGTTCCTCGGTCACGAAGCGATCCAGACCCCGAACATCGATCGACTGGCGGAAGGATCGTTGGTGTACGAACGCGGCTACGTGCCGACTTCGCTCTGCCGACCCTCGCTGGCGAGTTTATTCACCGGCCAGTATCCGCACCAAAACGGGATTGTCGGCAACGACCCGCGCGAGAACAAGCGGACCAACGAAGGCCGTCAGGTGCTGGTGGAGCGATTCATGAAGAACCCTCGTCTGGCCGAGATCCTGGGGAAGCATGGCTACGTGAGCTTTCAGTCGGGCAAGTGGTGGGAAGGTCACAACTCGAGTGGAGGCTTTACAGAAGGCATGTCGCATGGCGATGTCAAAAAGGGTGGCCGTCACGGCGACATTGGCTTGACGATTGGTCGCAAGACAATGCAGCCGGTAATCGATTTCATCGACAAGAGTGTCGAGGCAGACAAGCCATTCTTCTTGTGGTACGCCCCCATGATGCCGCACTTGCCACACAATCCGCCGGAACGCATTTTGAAGAAGTACACCGCCGAAGGACGCTCGATCAACGTCGCCAAGTACTACGCGATGTGCGATTGGTGGGACGAAACCTGCGGCGTCGTGCTCGACCATCTCGATAAGAAGAAGGTCGCCGACAACACGATTGTGATCTACCTGTGCGATAACGGCTGGATTCAGCGTTCCGATGAAGGTGGCGGCGCAGTCGGCGGACCTCGTGGGAAGCGTTCTGTCTACGATGGCGGGACGCGAACGCCGATCATGATTCGTTGGCCAGGGCACGTGAAGCCGCGCACCGATAAGTCCGATCTGGCAAGCAGCATTGACGTGGTGCCGACCATCCTGGATGCCGTCGGAATCGAAACCGACTACGATTTCCCTGGCGTCAACCTGCTGGATCCGGCTGAGGTGACTTCGCGTAAAGCGATCTTCGGCGAGATTTATGCGCACGACATACCGAACTATCATCACCCGGAATTAGGGCTCTATTACCGCTGGGTCATCGATGGAGAGTGGAAGTTGATCGTGCCGACCGGGCAGGAAGAAGGGGAGTATGGCCCAATGAAGCCAGCTTTATTCCATGTTGCTAGCGACCCGGAAGAAGAAAAGAACGTGATTGCCGATCATCCGGAGATCGCGGAAAAGCTTCAGAAGGAACTGGATGCCTGGTGGAATCCAAAGACCTAA
- a CDS encoding ankyrin repeat domain-containing protein, producing MQYRCPLCRTYGVVPEKARGHEVMCLKCREHFFIPDQTLEERLKLGIFVAARRNDGEVITAMAEQGADLDVQEEESGHTPLHIASFYGKLYAGRELIENGASMEIRANKTVQTPLFYASRENSPKIVQWLLDKGANPNLQDPDGTTALHWAARKGFVDVAKVLIAGGADFRIESINGLRALQFAVSYHQPEVRDYLIAVERANKFIQNQRVRANKKSGTLNKFLFGFGES from the coding sequence ATGCAGTACCGTTGCCCTTTATGTCGAACCTATGGCGTTGTCCCTGAGAAAGCGCGCGGGCACGAGGTGATGTGCTTGAAGTGCCGCGAGCACTTCTTCATCCCGGATCAAACTCTGGAAGAACGATTGAAGCTAGGTATCTTTGTCGCCGCGCGTCGTAATGATGGCGAAGTGATCACCGCCATGGCAGAGCAGGGGGCGGACCTCGATGTGCAAGAAGAAGAATCGGGGCATACGCCACTCCATATCGCATCGTTCTACGGAAAGCTATATGCAGGAAGAGAATTGATCGAGAACGGCGCATCGATGGAGATTCGCGCGAACAAAACCGTACAAACACCCCTGTTTTACGCTTCGCGCGAGAACAGCCCGAAGATCGTTCAGTGGCTTCTCGATAAAGGAGCCAATCCGAATCTACAAGATCCTGATGGCACCACCGCACTGCACTGGGCCGCCCGCAAAGGCTTTGTCGATGTCGCAAAGGTACTGATCGCAGGCGGGGCCGACTTTCGCATCGAATCGATCAACGGACTGCGCGCCCTGCAGTTCGCTGTTTCGTATCATCAGCCCGAGGTTCGCGATTATCTGATCGCGGTCGAACGCGCCAACAAGTTCATACAGAACCAACGGGTCAGAGCAAATAAGAAATCAGGAACGCTCAACAAGTTCCTGTTCGGATTCGGCGAATCATGA
- a CDS encoding iron chelate uptake ABC transporter family permease subunit, translating into MDTLHQLFIEPFVGNSYLLRAIVAGCLVAVSSGVIGCLIILRRMAFLGDAISHSMLAGVTAGYLFMKVVYGQEAHFAAMILGALLAGFTTVVLVNFVSRVSRIKEDTAIGIMYTGIFAFGGALASMFSHYIHLDLFHFVMGDVLAVDSERLWMMAGVTAIVLFTTILWYRQLLLTAFDPIMAASIGLPVLLIHVLMTTCTSLVVVSAVQIVGVILVVGLLITPAATAYLLTNRLSHMMGLAALFGISSVVCGVYLSVWLNVATSPPIVLFSTAQFIVVLVFSPKFGLLPTWFRRRAAIPHTLAEDILGCMRRDPNATTSLATIIANVPTDGQSLRKSMDRMIAQKWIEATDNDEYRLSEAGEIEARRLMRAHRIWEAYLQRLGMPHDEIHERAHLLEHVHDEAAVDYLDDRLGHPITDPHGQEIPEDFVHLVPGEEVHASLLRIGHLAEVTHIKGDLPFSLSIGDQLRAGPRTDNEQTWTFLVNGKQEIGLDHDQADSITVRLIETPLPGESAS; encoded by the coding sequence GTGGACACGTTGCACCAACTATTCATCGAGCCGTTTGTCGGCAATAGCTACTTGCTACGGGCGATCGTGGCAGGATGCCTGGTTGCTGTTTCGTCTGGCGTGATTGGTTGCTTGATCATCTTGCGCCGGATGGCCTTTCTGGGTGATGCGATCTCGCACTCGATGTTGGCCGGCGTCACGGCAGGCTACCTGTTCATGAAGGTGGTCTACGGGCAAGAGGCGCACTTTGCCGCGATGATCCTGGGGGCTCTGTTGGCAGGCTTCACGACCGTGGTGCTGGTGAACTTTGTGTCTCGGGTCTCTCGAATCAAAGAGGACACCGCGATCGGCATCATGTACACCGGCATCTTCGCGTTTGGCGGAGCGCTGGCGAGCATGTTCTCGCACTACATCCATCTCGATTTGTTTCATTTCGTGATGGGGGACGTGCTGGCGGTCGACTCCGAACGCTTGTGGATGATGGCCGGGGTCACGGCGATCGTTCTTTTCACCACCATTTTGTGGTACCGCCAATTGCTGCTCACGGCCTTCGATCCGATTATGGCCGCTTCAATTGGTCTGCCGGTACTGCTTATTCATGTTTTGATGACGACATGCACTTCGCTGGTCGTTGTCAGCGCGGTGCAGATTGTTGGGGTGATCCTGGTGGTTGGCTTGCTGATCACTCCAGCCGCCACCGCGTATTTGCTCACCAACCGATTGAGTCACATGATGGGGCTGGCCGCGCTGTTTGGAATCTCGAGCGTGGTTTGCGGAGTCTATCTGTCGGTATGGCTGAATGTAGCGACGAGTCCTCCGATCGTGCTTTTCAGTACAGCACAGTTTATTGTGGTACTGGTCTTTTCGCCGAAGTTTGGTCTGCTGCCGACCTGGTTCCGACGCCGCGCGGCGATTCCGCATACCTTGGCCGAAGACATCCTCGGCTGCATGCGGCGCGATCCTAACGCAACAACTTCGCTGGCGACAATCATTGCCAACGTGCCGACCGATGGTCAAAGCTTGCGGAAGTCGATGGACCGCATGATTGCCCAGAAGTGGATCGAAGCGACCGACAACGATGAATATCGACTTTCCGAGGCAGGCGAAATCGAAGCTCGACGATTAATGCGTGCCCATCGGATTTGGGAAGCCTACCTCCAGCGGCTGGGGATGCCGCACGACGAGATTCACGAGCGTGCCCATTTACTGGAGCATGTGCATGACGAAGCAGCAGTCGATTATCTGGATGACCGCTTGGGGCACCCAATTACCGACCCCCATGGACAAGAGATTCCCGAGGACTTCGTACACCTGGTCCCAGGCGAAGAGGTCCATGCCAGTCTACTTCGCATCGGTCACCTGGCGGAGGTTACCCACATTAAAGGCGACTTACCTTTCTCGCTATCGATCGGTGATCAGCTACGGGCTGGTCCCCGAACCGATAACGAACAGACCTGGACATTCCTCGTCAATGGAAAACAGGAGATCGGTCTCGACCACGACCAGGCCGACTCAATCACGGTTCGCTTGATCGAAACGCCACTACCTGGCGAATCGGCTTCATGA
- a CDS encoding metal ABC transporter ATP-binding protein encodes MFSSEPTPTPLDPTVPAIEVEHLTVSYGSVPALLDVSFAIPSGQLVGIIGPNGSGKSTLMKAILGFLRPDVGTIRIFGTPVERTRKLVAYVPQRGSVDWDFPVTVEDVAMMGRYGNIPWWQWGPSKEDREIVDEALSIVRMADLRKRQIGELSGGQQQRVFMARALAQGAKVVLLDEPFAGVDAATERAILNVLENAKQSGRTLVVVHHDLATAAEFFDAIILLKQRLFAYGTPLQILQPELLSEVYDGNVRAFEHLRNVLREKAK; translated from the coding sequence ATGTTTTCCAGCGAACCAACACCGACGCCACTCGATCCGACGGTCCCAGCGATTGAAGTCGAGCATTTGACGGTCAGCTACGGCTCGGTCCCGGCCTTGCTTGATGTGTCGTTTGCGATTCCGTCCGGTCAGCTCGTAGGCATCATTGGTCCCAACGGTTCTGGCAAGTCGACGTTGATGAAGGCAATCCTTGGCTTTCTGCGTCCAGACGTCGGAACGATTCGAATCTTCGGAACGCCGGTCGAACGAACACGCAAACTGGTCGCCTATGTCCCGCAGCGCGGCAGTGTCGACTGGGATTTCCCGGTGACCGTAGAAGATGTCGCCATGATGGGCCGCTACGGGAACATTCCCTGGTGGCAATGGGGACCGTCGAAAGAAGATCGCGAGATCGTCGACGAGGCTCTTTCGATTGTTCGCATGGCCGATCTGCGGAAACGACAAATTGGCGAACTCTCGGGCGGACAGCAGCAGCGTGTCTTCATGGCTCGCGCGCTGGCTCAAGGAGCCAAGGTCGTCTTGCTCGACGAGCCGTTCGCTGGGGTCGATGCTGCCACCGAGCGAGCCATCCTGAATGTCTTGGAAAATGCCAAACAGTCAGGCAGAACGCTGGTGGTGGTCCATCACGACCTGGCCACCGCCGCCGAATTCTTTGACGCGATTATCTTGCTGAAGCAGCGATTGTTCGCCTATGGCACGCCCCTTCAGATATTGCAGCCGGAACTATTGAGCGAAGTCTACGATGGCAATGTGCGTGCGTTTGAACATCTACGAAATGTCTTGCGAGAGAAGGCGAAGTAG
- a CDS encoding zinc ABC transporter substrate-binding protein, translating into MLIRLTALAILAVMLMPSLGWAAEDSARRPVIVCSTTQIADFARQVVGDRMEVHSVLAAGQDPHLYEKKPGDAQLVSTADLCLENGWHLEGNDWMRKLAEQTGRPLVTCVEGCNPLEVPGVDQAMDDPHAWFSCTNAATYVRNIRDAVIELDPEHADEYRSRAALYLDQLRALNNWIVREISKIPVEERVLVTSHDAFNYFCQAYGLTPATPVGWSTGNEVGAGISPQRRHDTIESIREHGVKAIFVETSVNPTMVRQIAREAGVRIGGELYSDSMGAPGTAGETYLGMMRENVITIVEALK; encoded by the coding sequence ATGCTGATTCGACTAACTGCCCTCGCAATTCTGGCTGTTATGCTAATGCCATCCCTAGGATGGGCCGCGGAAGATTCAGCGCGACGGCCGGTGATTGTTTGTTCGACGACCCAAATCGCCGACTTCGCGCGACAAGTGGTTGGCGATCGGATGGAAGTTCATTCGGTCTTAGCAGCCGGGCAGGATCCCCATCTCTACGAAAAGAAGCCTGGCGACGCCCAGTTGGTCTCGACAGCCGATCTGTGCCTGGAAAATGGCTGGCATTTGGAAGGCAACGACTGGATGCGGAAGCTGGCCGAGCAGACGGGCCGCCCGTTGGTAACGTGCGTGGAAGGATGTAATCCGCTGGAAGTCCCTGGCGTCGATCAGGCGATGGATGACCCACACGCATGGTTCTCTTGCACGAACGCAGCGACGTATGTCCGCAATATTCGCGACGCAGTCATCGAGCTCGATCCTGAACACGCCGATGAATATCGTAGCCGGGCCGCGTTGTATCTCGATCAACTACGGGCGCTGAACAACTGGATCGTTCGCGAGATCAGCAAAATCCCGGTTGAAGAACGTGTCCTGGTCACCAGCCACGATGCGTTCAATTATTTCTGCCAGGCTTATGGTCTCACGCCAGCCACGCCTGTCGGTTGGTCGACCGGCAATGAAGTCGGAGCAGGCATCTCACCGCAGCGACGCCACGATACAATCGAATCGATTCGAGAGCATGGCGTGAAAGCGATCTTCGTGGAAACCTCGGTCAATCCAACCATGGTACGGCAGATCGCCCGCGAGGCAGGCGTGCGAATCGGAGGCGAACTTTACTCCGATTCGATGGGCGCCCCAGGAACTGCCGGGGAAACGTATCTCGGCATGATGCGAGAAAATGTCATCACCATTGTGGAAGCTTTAAAGTAA
- a CDS encoding PQQ-binding-like beta-propeller repeat protein: protein MRSSFALAAFAALTLVTSGASSIWAADSDDGNWANWRGPNYDGSSMVAKPPVEWSEEKNIVWKVEVPGKGSASPVIWGDKLFLLTAVPVEGAEDAKPMEDGPMGPPAGDREPLRPLNPPDAPPRLGPGDRPGAPGGPQRPEGEARPRGPRGPGQGGPGRGGPGGGRGGFGRGEAPTTPFDFTVICFDKKTGEKLWSQVAIQAVPHESGHNTNTFASGSAVTNGKLLIAFFGSRGVYCYDLDGNLKWKKDLGKQQTRNAFGEGSTPALYEDTLIVPWDHEGDSYVMALNANTGEELWKVPRDEPTTWSTPIVTEFQGTTQVILNGSPMVRSYDVKTGSLLWECSGQAANPIATPIIYDGKAICMTGYRGYAVYSINLDAKGDVSKSDDAIAWSRSDVGPYIASATLLNDRLYVTKSRDGVIYCLDAKTGETIYGPERLPEASTLYSSLVGADGKVYVCDRDGTTVVLDGGPEFKVLATNQLDEGIDASPALIGSQIFIRGDKHLYCIEQAK, encoded by the coding sequence ATGAGAAGTTCCTTTGCCCTCGCCGCATTCGCGGCCCTCACCCTCGTGACCAGTGGTGCATCGTCAATTTGGGCTGCTGACAGCGACGACGGCAATTGGGCAAACTGGCGAGGCCCAAACTATGACGGCAGCTCCATGGTGGCCAAGCCACCGGTCGAATGGAGCGAAGAAAAGAACATTGTCTGGAAAGTGGAAGTTCCTGGCAAAGGGAGCGCTTCTCCAGTGATCTGGGGGGACAAACTCTTCCTGCTGACCGCCGTCCCTGTGGAAGGGGCCGAGGATGCCAAGCCGATGGAAGACGGTCCGATGGGGCCTCCGGCTGGCGATCGTGAACCACTGCGCCCGTTGAATCCCCCTGACGCACCTCCGCGGCTCGGTCCCGGCGATCGCCCCGGAGCACCAGGCGGCCCGCAGCGTCCTGAAGGGGAAGCTCGTCCCCGTGGTCCTCGTGGCCCGGGCCAAGGCGGTCCTGGTCGTGGTGGCCCCGGCGGCGGACGCGGCGGTTTCGGCCGCGGTGAAGCCCCAACGACTCCCTTTGATTTCACCGTGATCTGTTTCGACAAGAAGACCGGCGAGAAACTGTGGTCGCAGGTCGCCATACAAGCGGTGCCTCACGAATCGGGTCACAATACCAACACGTTCGCTTCCGGATCGGCGGTGACCAATGGCAAGCTGTTGATCGCGTTCTTCGGTTCGCGTGGAGTGTACTGCTATGACCTGGACGGCAACCTCAAGTGGAAAAAGGATCTTGGCAAGCAGCAAACACGTAATGCGTTCGGCGAAGGCAGCACGCCTGCCTTGTACGAAGACACCCTGATCGTTCCCTGGGATCACGAAGGGGACTCGTACGTGATGGCATTGAATGCCAACACCGGCGAAGAACTGTGGAAGGTGCCTCGCGACGAACCCACGACCTGGTCGACGCCAATCGTGACCGAATTCCAGGGAACCACCCAGGTCATCTTGAACGGCTCGCCGATGGTTCGTAGCTACGACGTGAAAACGGGCAGCCTCCTTTGGGAATGCAGCGGTCAGGCCGCCAATCCAATTGCCACCCCGATCATTTACGATGGCAAAGCAATCTGCATGACCGGCTACCGAGGCTACGCGGTTTACTCGATCAACCTCGATGCGAAGGGCGACGTTAGCAAGAGCGACGATGCGATTGCCTGGAGCCGTTCGGACGTTGGTCCCTACATTGCTTCCGCCACACTGCTGAACGATCGTCTTTACGTGACCAAGTCGCGCGACGGCGTGATCTATTGCCTCGACGCCAAGACAGGCGAAACGATTTACGGTCCAGAGCGTTTGCCGGAAGCCTCGACCCTTTACTCGTCGCTGGTGGGTGCCGACGGCAAGGTCTACGTTTGCGATCGCGATGGCACGACTGTTGTCCTGGACGGCGGACCAGAGTTCAAAGTGCTGGCCACCAACCAGTTGGATGAAGGGATCGACGCGTCGCCAGCGTTGATCGGTTCGCAAATCTTCATCCGAGGCGATAAGCATTTGTACTGCATCGAGCAGGCAAAATAA
- a CDS encoding glycosyltransferase family 2 protein: MQPAAAQHPSNHQPNVWVVVPAYNEAERIGRTIQGLSGHFQNIVVVDDGSSDRTYERLETLPVWALRHPINLGQGAALQTGIDLAVQQGAEIIITFDADGQHDVHDLERLMEPILAGRADIALGSRFLGKAAVNMPASRWAILKMGVLFTRVCSQIKVTDTHNGLRALSRQAATQIRITQNRMAHASEILDQIQYHGLRFEEVPVTIHYNDAVLEKGQRNSAAVKVAAQFLLGRMVR; the protein is encoded by the coding sequence ATGCAGCCAGCGGCCGCTCAGCACCCGTCCAACCACCAACCGAATGTTTGGGTGGTTGTGCCTGCCTATAACGAGGCGGAACGGATCGGCCGGACCATTCAAGGCCTCAGCGGTCACTTCCAAAACATCGTGGTCGTCGACGACGGTTCGAGTGATCGAACGTATGAACGTCTCGAGACGTTGCCGGTCTGGGCCCTGCGTCACCCGATCAATCTAGGTCAAGGTGCAGCCCTGCAAACCGGAATTGATCTGGCGGTGCAGCAAGGTGCCGAGATCATTATTACCTTCGACGCCGACGGTCAGCACGATGTCCATGACCTCGAGCGGCTGATGGAACCGATCCTCGCAGGTCGGGCCGATATTGCCCTTGGGTCACGTTTTCTTGGCAAGGCAGCCGTTAACATGCCTGCCAGTCGTTGGGCGATTTTGAAAATGGGTGTGCTGTTCACCCGCGTCTGTTCGCAAATCAAAGTGACCGACACGCACAATGGTCTGCGAGCGCTGTCTCGCCAGGCAGCCACACAGATTCGCATCACCCAGAACCGGATGGCTCACGCTTCCGAGATCTTGGATCAGATCCAATACCACGGCCTTCGATTTGAAGAAGTCCCGGTCACGATTCATTACAACGACGCCGTTCTGGAAAAAGGACAGCGTAACTCGGCAGCAGTGAAGGTCGCCGCGCAATTTCTGCTGGGGAGGATGGTTCGATGA
- a CDS encoding DUF2304 domain-containing protein produces MILFQWGALLVIAAILLLEIVQAWRQRRLTWATLTRLAIWSAAAVGISFPEMVTRFANSIGVGRGADALIYLVTLAFIATTFYFYSRYLRLQRQLTDLARYLTIQEAKRPGSTPSGNVNPES; encoded by the coding sequence ATGATCTTGTTCCAATGGGGCGCTTTGCTGGTCATCGCGGCCATCTTATTGCTTGAAATCGTCCAGGCATGGCGTCAGCGACGCTTGACCTGGGCAACGTTGACGCGGCTTGCGATCTGGTCCGCAGCGGCCGTTGGTATCAGCTTCCCAGAGATGGTCACGAGATTCGCGAACTCGATCGGCGTCGGTCGTGGTGCCGATGCATTGATCTATTTGGTCACGCTTGCCTTCATCGCAACGACGTTCTACTTCTATTCGCGGTACCTCCGACTGCAGCGGCAGCTTACCGATCTGGCTCGCTACTTGACGATCCAAGAAGCGAAACGCCCTGGCTCGACCCCGTCGGGAAATGTGAATCCGGAAAGCTAG
- a CDS encoding peptidase yields MPNRREAILAGTSLALTAATGMFSAPAVRASDKSGSKMVIGPDGYEFEIQHNWPQLPDKHHWQTTHNVAVDSQQNLYVIHEGRENLKDHPSIFVFDNQGKFIRAFGEQFQGGGHGIEVRKEGNEEFLYVCAYQQVKSFAKLTLAGETVWQKYAPMESGIYAEGEAKDPKKVWGRDRFMPTNFAFLDNGDFYLADGYGSFFVHHYDKDGNWKSKFGGPGDGKGTFATPHGIWIDKRDAENPKTVVCDRAHHTLQVFAADGSYEKTVSGFGLPANLDTWNDWMIVPELQARLSIIDKDYNVLAQLGADVDRIKADGKIRNQPDNWLEGKFVHPHDACFGPEGDIFVAEWVATGRVSKLKRLT; encoded by the coding sequence ATGCCTAACCGCCGCGAAGCGATCTTGGCAGGAACCTCTCTTGCCCTGACCGCAGCAACCGGAATGTTCTCGGCCCCAGCCGTTCGAGCCTCGGATAAATCAGGCTCGAAGATGGTCATCGGACCCGATGGATACGAGTTCGAAATTCAACACAACTGGCCCCAACTACCCGATAAGCACCATTGGCAAACCACCCATAATGTGGCAGTCGACAGCCAACAGAACCTGTACGTGATCCACGAAGGTCGCGAGAACCTGAAAGATCATCCTTCGATCTTCGTCTTCGACAATCAGGGAAAGTTCATTCGGGCATTCGGCGAACAATTCCAAGGGGGCGGTCACGGCATTGAAGTTCGCAAAGAGGGGAACGAAGAGTTCCTCTACGTGTGTGCTTACCAGCAGGTGAAGTCGTTCGCCAAACTGACGCTCGCCGGCGAAACGGTCTGGCAGAAGTACGCCCCGATGGAATCGGGCATCTATGCCGAAGGGGAAGCGAAAGATCCGAAGAAGGTATGGGGACGCGATCGCTTCATGCCGACGAACTTCGCCTTTCTCGACAACGGCGACTTCTACCTGGCCGACGGATACGGCTCGTTCTTTGTCCATCACTACGACAAAGATGGCAACTGGAAGTCGAAGTTCGGCGGTCCTGGCGACGGCAAAGGAACCTTCGCCACGCCCCACGGCATCTGGATCGACAAACGCGATGCGGAGAATCCAAAGACGGTGGTCTGCGATCGCGCTCACCATACCCTTCAGGTGTTTGCGGCCGATGGCAGCTATGAAAAGACCGTCAGCGGTTTCGGTCTGCCTGCCAATCTCGATACGTGGAACGACTGGATGATCGTGCCGGAACTTCAGGCGCGACTTTCGATCATCGACAAAGACTACAACGTTCTCGCACAGCTTGGTGCCGACGTCGATCGCATCAAGGCAGACGGCAAAATTCGTAACCAGCCGGATAACTGGCTGGAAGGCAAGTTCGTCCACCCGCACGATGCCTGCTTCGGCCCTGAAGGCGATATCTTCGTCGCGGAATGGGTCGCCACGGGCCGCGTCAGTAAGCTAAAGCGTTTGACCTAG